One genomic segment of Cumulibacter manganitolerans includes these proteins:
- a CDS encoding helix-turn-helix domain-containing protein — translation MSRLAVTGFQADVLQRLRLERGMTQEDLAIQLGVSTTSISSWEHGRSVPDPANYARLRATFGGDDALLREVDELRGLAQHRARAGLSQRQAAEQTGLTLAVIQLVERGVRLPTDSERAALAAAYGITEDEVARLSENLHAHRKGTAR, via the coding sequence ATGAGTCGTCTCGCGGTCACCGGCTTCCAAGCAGACGTCCTGCAGCGGCTCCGCCTCGAGCGCGGCATGACCCAGGAAGACCTCGCCATCCAGCTCGGCGTGAGCACCACATCCATCAGCAGCTGGGAGCACGGACGCTCCGTCCCCGACCCCGCGAACTACGCCCGCCTGCGTGCGACGTTCGGCGGCGACGATGCGTTGCTGCGCGAGGTCGACGAGCTGCGCGGGCTGGCCCAGCACCGCGCCCGCGCCGGCCTGAGCCAGCGCCAGGCCGCCGAGCAGACCGGCCTCACCCTCGCCGTGATCCAGCTCGTCGAACGCGGCGTGCGCCTGCCCACCGACAGCGAGCGGGCCGCCCTCGCCGCCGCCTACGGCATCACCGAGGACGAGGTCGCGCGGCTGAGCGAGAACCTGCACGCGCACCGCAAGGGAACCGCCCGATGA
- a CDS encoding GIY-YIG nuclease family protein translates to MAFDKAWAEVLATHPDGWSRWGTFRSQAHLAPASPGVYVVRNDDLEVAYVGVAHARTLKARLQDYRVGTDLNGLAERAIDAALGDPDWILERVHSMQVGGPPRRARQWMREALDRSELQLATCCCDDGVSAQHLEKSVIAILRSRDALWNQR, encoded by the coding sequence ATGGCATTCGATAAGGCCTGGGCTGAGGTCCTCGCTACCCACCCCGACGGCTGGTCGCGATGGGGAACTTTCCGGTCGCAAGCTCACCTCGCCCCTGCTTCACCGGGCGTGTACGTGGTTCGCAATGACGATCTTGAGGTCGCTTACGTGGGCGTTGCCCACGCGAGGACGCTGAAAGCCCGTCTCCAGGACTACCGAGTGGGGACCGACCTCAACGGGCTTGCCGAACGCGCGATTGATGCGGCGCTGGGCGATCCGGACTGGATTTTGGAGAGAGTGCACTCGATGCAGGTCGGCGGGCCACCGCGTCGCGCACGTCAATGGATGCGGGAAGCGCTGGATAGAAGCGAACTGCAGCTCGCCACGTGTTGTTGCGACGATGGTGTTAGTGCGCAACACCTCGAGAAGTCCGTCATCGCGATCCTTCGTTCGCGTGACGCCCTCTGGAATCAGCGTTAG
- a CDS encoding TcpD family membrane protein yields MDTMAASITLEGLKSVILGVLGVAFLIVLVVRIFNHWTKSDWGKMVGEVVVAVVVAIFVFFPDTALSIIKDIADGLTA; encoded by the coding sequence ATGGACACTATGGCAGCGAGCATCACCCTGGAAGGTTTGAAGTCGGTCATCCTGGGCGTGCTCGGGGTGGCGTTCCTGATCGTGCTGGTGGTGCGGATCTTCAACCACTGGACCAAAAGCGACTGGGGCAAGATGGTCGGTGAGGTCGTGGTCGCCGTCGTGGTCGCGATCTTCGTGTTCTTCCCCGACACCGCGCTGAGCATCATCAAGGACATCGCGGACGGCCTGACCGCATGA
- a CDS encoding plasmid mobilization protein — MATSRDYVPPTRAFQLRLTESQHQQLKKAAADAGMTVQAYLEKTVFGEVRPRAQQGPRPHTRKQEELPLTG; from the coding sequence ATGGCCACCAGCCGCGACTACGTGCCGCCCACGAGGGCGTTCCAACTCAGGCTGACCGAATCCCAGCATCAGCAGCTCAAGAAGGCTGCCGCAGACGCGGGTATGACAGTCCAGGCGTACCTCGAGAAGACTGTCTTCGGTGAAGTGCGTCCGCGGGCCCAACAGGGGCCGCGACCTCACACGCGCAAGCAAGAGGAGTTGCCGTTGACCGGCTAA
- a CDS encoding ATP-binding protein encodes MMSLFRSARRDGGPLSTPSALTRGLSTGPGGGWAWCTLPTRSTDELGAERLRSLTAEGAADLRQVLPKDVEWHIKVQWSRYSGAEHYAREAAKWAHGIPPGAEEYLRVQATRLDRLNLPRRQVLLGVRLDDPAARRSVSSRVLASSDTTRDAAARLDELAPLAAKWHARMAATSFAAYPSTVTELAWALRRDLRRTVAWLPDGPLAGAGQLARLRSGEVHVHPDHLRIQTDDGVRFLRALTSTVTGFPASSMTLPGGEWLRDLVSVEDDPDATSYPLEVSIRGRSLSAARAHRRISNALKLLKEQGREAAHGVAEEPPEAILEAREALMQRQAELSDGSVSMVEDNPIWLLEADTLEALERRTQQTLDAYSARRIELWPAENLQGELWRSTVLGDRLRVGDFAQFRPLGTLVGSWFHGGSAVGEDSGPLLGQNIGSTPGPYRARFTDSAQLGQPVTSAFLGQTGSGKSTALMLTAIAEARYGAWVFLLDMKGDLPGCVEVARMFDIPTLALEADAVTSGSMCPFGYMPVGAKSGMSAEQAVIDLLLMALRRSLADASEPLIRRAVQTVADYPEAADRSTYQVIEVLRHSTDPAAQALGSELRDLSTDPAFRPVAGRPAAQRHALPTEPGLVYMRFPGEFLPNRDAHRDEWTPSNRLTMTLLRATFIYATYMANRVKGIPKVVALPELHRITAYDVGKSMVKEVALMGRALDTSQILDTQACLELEGIDGLADQLSCVLAFHVQRPEEAEAQARLLGREADPQFIAGQQRLAKGECIARDRQNRIAPVYFDRLAAEIAEALDTTAKRDTDREDLAG; translated from the coding sequence ATGATGAGCCTGTTCCGCTCCGCCCGCCGCGACGGCGGCCCGCTGAGCACCCCGAGCGCGCTCACCCGTGGCCTGAGCACCGGGCCGGGGGGAGGGTGGGCGTGGTGCACCCTGCCCACCCGCAGCACCGACGAGCTCGGCGCCGAGCGGCTGCGCAGCCTCACCGCCGAAGGCGCCGCGGACCTGCGCCAGGTGCTGCCCAAGGACGTCGAGTGGCACATCAAGGTGCAGTGGAGCCGCTACAGCGGCGCCGAGCACTACGCCCGCGAGGCCGCGAAATGGGCCCACGGAATCCCACCCGGCGCGGAGGAGTACCTGCGGGTGCAGGCCACCCGCCTGGACCGCCTCAACCTGCCGCGGCGCCAGGTGCTGCTCGGGGTGCGCCTAGATGACCCGGCCGCGCGCCGCTCGGTCAGCTCGCGGGTGCTGGCGTCCTCGGACACCACCCGGGACGCGGCCGCGCGCCTGGACGAGCTCGCCCCGCTCGCGGCGAAGTGGCACGCCCGCATGGCCGCGACCAGCTTCGCCGCGTACCCGTCCACGGTCACCGAGCTGGCGTGGGCGCTGCGCCGCGACCTGCGCCGCACCGTCGCCTGGCTGCCCGACGGGCCGCTGGCCGGCGCGGGGCAGCTGGCGCGGCTGCGCTCGGGGGAGGTACACGTGCACCCGGACCACCTGCGGATCCAGACCGACGACGGGGTGCGGTTCCTGCGCGCCCTGACCAGCACCGTCACCGGCTTCCCCGCCTCGAGCATGACGCTGCCCGGCGGGGAGTGGCTGCGCGACCTGGTCAGCGTCGAGGACGACCCCGACGCCACCAGCTACCCCCTGGAGGTGTCCATCCGCGGCCGCAGCCTCAGCGCCGCCCGCGCCCACCGGCGGATCAGCAACGCGCTGAAGCTGCTGAAAGAACAGGGCCGCGAGGCCGCGCACGGTGTCGCCGAAGAACCCCCCGAGGCGATCCTGGAGGCCCGCGAGGCGCTCATGCAGCGCCAGGCGGAGCTCAGCGACGGCTCGGTCTCGATGGTCGAGGACAACCCCATCTGGCTCCTCGAGGCCGACACCCTCGAGGCGCTGGAGCGGCGCACCCAGCAGACCCTGGACGCCTACTCCGCCCGGCGGATCGAGCTGTGGCCGGCGGAGAACCTGCAGGGCGAGCTGTGGCGCTCCACCGTCCTCGGCGACCGGCTGCGCGTGGGCGACTTCGCGCAGTTCCGGCCCCTGGGCACGCTCGTGGGTTCGTGGTTTCACGGCGGGTCGGCGGTCGGGGAGGACTCCGGGCCGCTGCTGGGGCAGAACATCGGCTCCACGCCCGGCCCGTACCGGGCGCGGTTCACCGACTCAGCGCAGCTGGGCCAGCCCGTCACGTCGGCGTTCCTGGGGCAGACCGGGTCCGGGAAGAGCACGGCGCTGATGCTGACCGCGATCGCCGAGGCCCGCTACGGCGCGTGGGTGTTCCTGCTGGACATGAAAGGCGACCTGCCTGGCTGCGTCGAGGTCGCGAGGATGTTCGACATCCCCACGCTCGCGCTGGAGGCCGACGCGGTCACCAGCGGCTCGATGTGCCCGTTCGGGTACATGCCCGTCGGGGCGAAGTCCGGGATGAGCGCCGAGCAGGCCGTCATCGACCTGCTGCTGATGGCGCTGCGCCGTAGCCTCGCCGATGCCTCCGAGCCGCTGATCCGCCGCGCCGTGCAGACCGTCGCCGACTACCCCGAGGCGGCGGACCGCTCGACCTACCAGGTCATCGAGGTGCTGCGGCACAGCACCGACCCCGCCGCGCAGGCCCTCGGCAGCGAGCTGCGCGACCTCAGCACCGACCCCGCGTTCCGGCCCGTCGCCGGCCGCCCCGCCGCGCAGCGGCACGCGCTGCCCACCGAGCCGGGCCTGGTGTACATGCGCTTCCCCGGGGAGTTCCTGCCCAACCGGGACGCGCACCGCGATGAATGGACGCCCTCCAACCGGCTCACCATGACGCTGCTGCGCGCCACGTTCATCTACGCCACCTATATGGCCAACCGCGTCAAAGGCATCCCCAAGGTCGTCGCGCTGCCCGAGCTGCACCGCATCACCGCGTATGACGTCGGCAAAAGCATGGTCAAAGAGGTCGCGCTCATGGGCCGCGCCCTGGACACCTCGCAGATCCTCGACACCCAGGCCTGCCTCGAGCTCGAAGGGATCGACGGGCTGGCCGACCAGCTCAGCTGCGTGCTGGCGTTCCACGTCCAGCGTCCCGAAGAAGCCGAAGCACAAGCCCGCCTGCTCGGGCGCGAGGCCGACCCGCAGTTCATCGCCGGGCAACAACGCCTCGCCAAAGGCGAATGCATCGCCCGCGACCGCCAGAACCGGATCGCGCCGGTCTACTTCGACCGCCTCGCCGCCGAGATCGCCGAAGCACTCGACACCACCGCCAAGCGCGACACCGACCGAGAGGACCTCGCCGGATGA
- a CDS encoding conjugal transfer protein, with the protein MSAWKKLLAAEGPPAPPPAAEDPWAVAEQQTRPASLHEGFEDGRRARRGAGWWTWAKRIAVGVLLLAGFIQLVVKPVRNVLADDTPAREDTAPVSLQAAGATATGFALDYLSSGGTTAAGQRAAALEHWLYPGAFSEAADVGSWGGDAVLLADSATVQDTARVGSDAAVLAVQVRVRTFTPAGTGTKPPAPAAPQKGGSAAFSPQVPAGYSAGPAYWLRLLVPVMRSGSAVLVTAPGPVFSGDAPTPVPVTVESDAAENEVLLGPATKILQAYAAGDLQYVAAPGADLAGLDGAFSVAGVSNVRVATAGKEDASRTLAADVEWTLAGTTATVTQTYGLRLRGAGSSAPQLEHIGVLEPTRPDK; encoded by the coding sequence GTGAGCGCCTGGAAGAAGCTGCTGGCGGCCGAGGGCCCGCCCGCGCCGCCGCCGGCCGCGGAGGATCCGTGGGCCGTGGCCGAGCAGCAGACCCGCCCGGCGAGCCTGCATGAGGGGTTCGAGGACGGGCGCCGGGCGCGCCGCGGCGCGGGCTGGTGGACGTGGGCCAAGCGCATCGCGGTCGGGGTGCTGCTGCTGGCCGGGTTCATCCAGCTCGTCGTGAAGCCGGTGCGCAACGTGCTCGCCGACGACACCCCGGCACGGGAGGACACCGCGCCGGTGAGCCTGCAGGCCGCCGGCGCGACCGCGACCGGGTTCGCCCTGGACTACCTGTCCTCCGGCGGCACGACCGCGGCCGGGCAGCGGGCCGCGGCGCTGGAGCACTGGCTGTACCCGGGGGCGTTCAGCGAGGCCGCCGACGTCGGCTCCTGGGGCGGGGACGCGGTGCTGCTCGCCGACTCCGCGACCGTGCAGGACACCGCCCGCGTCGGGTCCGACGCCGCGGTGCTGGCCGTGCAGGTCCGGGTCCGCACGTTCACCCCCGCCGGCACCGGGACCAAGCCCCCCGCGCCGGCTGCGCCGCAGAAGGGCGGGTCGGCGGCGTTCAGCCCGCAGGTCCCCGCCGGGTACAGCGCGGGCCCGGCGTACTGGCTGCGCCTGCTGGTGCCGGTGATGCGCTCGGGCAGCGCGGTGCTGGTGACCGCTCCGGGCCCGGTGTTCAGCGGTGACGCACCAACTCCCGTGCCGGTCACGGTGGAGTCGGACGCGGCCGAGAACGAGGTGCTGCTCGGGCCGGCGACGAAGATCCTGCAGGCCTACGCCGCCGGGGACCTGCAGTACGTCGCCGCGCCCGGCGCCGACCTCGCCGGCCTGGACGGCGCGTTCAGCGTCGCCGGGGTCAGCAACGTGCGGGTCGCCACCGCGGGCAAGGAGGACGCGTCGCGGACCCTCGCCGCGGACGTCGAGTGGACCCTCGCCGGCACCACCGCCACCGTGACCCAGACGTACGGGCTGCGTCTGCGCGGCGCCGGCTCATCCGCACCGCAGCTGGAGCACATCGGCGTGCTCGAGCCGACCCGACCGGACAAGTAA
- a CDS encoding MinD/ParA family ATP-binding protein, which yields MIEVQARIFDPTSASIDGYTVTLRPEDPTVYSAILRHARTRAREEQQRIQLIAHDLTRGQHDTLHIDPDGTIQQHPAAAAAPAAAASPPPAPGAPPPAQTHSPVSVPPLHDFVRPVTPAPARGWRKLVHTLTRGTINPGPSPDEQRHRDLLDAVRTRATRAEVIATICLKGGIGKTSTTAGVGLTLARHRGDRIIALDANPDAGDLYERTCPGTPPATLTDLAARAGDVASMTDLARYAGIADRLSVIAGDQEPTISESLSADDFVTALRAVQHYYNVVMVDCGTGVTHPSMVGILSNARHVIIAGGYAVSGARRAESTLRWLAANGYQHLARTAVVVLTQTTAVSNIVDTAAIENTLAQLSATVIRVPHDQAVADGTTISLDRLQSATTDSYLQIAASIARNFQ from the coding sequence ATGATCGAGGTCCAGGCGCGGATCTTCGATCCCACCAGCGCCTCCATCGACGGGTACACCGTCACCCTGCGCCCCGAGGACCCCACCGTCTACAGCGCGATCCTGCGCCACGCCCGCACCCGGGCCCGCGAGGAGCAGCAACGCATCCAGCTGATCGCGCACGACCTCACCCGCGGCCAGCACGACACCCTGCACATCGACCCCGACGGCACCATCCAGCAGCACCCCGCCGCCGCAGCAGCTCCAGCGGCCGCCGCCAGTCCGCCGCCGGCACCGGGCGCCCCGCCGCCCGCGCAGACGCACTCGCCCGTGAGCGTCCCGCCGCTGCATGACTTCGTGCGGCCCGTCACGCCCGCGCCGGCGCGGGGCTGGCGCAAGCTCGTGCACACCCTCACCCGCGGCACCATCAACCCCGGCCCCTCCCCCGACGAGCAACGCCACCGCGACCTCCTCGACGCCGTGCGCACCCGCGCCACGCGGGCCGAAGTCATCGCGACCATCTGCCTCAAAGGCGGCATCGGCAAGACCAGCACCACCGCCGGCGTCGGGCTCACCCTCGCCCGCCACCGCGGCGACCGCATCATCGCCCTCGACGCCAACCCCGACGCCGGCGACCTGTACGAACGGACCTGCCCCGGCACTCCCCCAGCCACCCTCACCGACCTCGCCGCCCGAGCCGGCGACGTGGCGAGCATGACCGACCTCGCCCGCTACGCCGGCATCGCCGACCGGCTCTCCGTCATCGCCGGCGACCAAGAACCCACCATCAGCGAATCGCTATCCGCCGACGACTTCGTCACCGCCCTACGGGCCGTGCAGCACTACTACAACGTCGTCATGGTCGACTGCGGCACCGGCGTCACCCACCCGTCCATGGTCGGCATCCTCAGCAACGCCCGGCACGTCATCATCGCCGGCGGCTACGCCGTTTCCGGCGCCCGCCGCGCCGAAAGCACCCTGCGCTGGCTCGCCGCCAACGGCTACCAGCACCTCGCCCGCACCGCCGTCGTCGTGCTCACCCAGACCACCGCCGTCAGCAACATCGTCGACACCGCCGCCATCGAGAACACCCTCGCCCAGCTGTCGGCCACCGTCATCCGCGTCCCCCACGACCAAGCCGTCGCCGACGGCACCACCATCAGCCTCGACCGGCTCCAGTCCGCGACCACCGACTCCTACCTACAGATCGCCGCCAGCATCGCCCGCAACTTCCAGTAG